Genomic window (Megamonas funiformis):
ACCATCATACTAGTACCAGCAATTTTTGTTTTACCAACTTGCATACCAGAAATATTAATGTTAGCATATCCTAAAAGTGAACCGATAGTACCGATAACACCAGGACGGTTAATATGTGGACAAATGAGGATGCGAGCATGAGGGTCAACGTCAACACGATAAGAATTAATGCTGACAATACGACCTTCTTCACCAAATAATGTACCCTGGATAGTTTCTGTTTTACCAGAAGATGTGATAGAAATTGTGATTAAGTTAGCGAAGTTTTCTACAGCTTTATCTTTTATTTCTGTGATTTTGATATTGCGTTCTTTAGCAAGGCTTGGAGCATTTACGTAGTTTACATTGCTTTCTAAGATAGGATTTAACATACCTTTGATAGCAGCAATAGTAATCATTTTTGTATCAACATCAGCAATTTCACCATTATATTTAATAGTTACTTCGCTGATAGGACCATCAGCTAAAGAGCAAGCTGTGCAACCAAGACGTTCTGCTAAATCTAGATAAGGTTTGATGAATTTCATAGTTTGAGGAGAAACTGGAGCCATATTAACAGCTGTAGATACAGGTTCACCATTTAATGCAGCTACAATTCCTTGTGCTACATCTACGGAAACACCTACTTGAGCTTCTACTGTGGAAGCACCTAAATGAGGTGTTAAAGTTACGCCAGGAAGACCAATTAATGGATGATTTGGATCGATAGGTTCACTTTCAAATACGTCGATTGCAGCGCCAGCAACATGACCAGATTTAACAGCATCAGCTAAATCTTGTTCGTTGATGATACCACCACGAGCGCAGTTTATTAAGCGAACGCCATTTTTCATTTTAGCGATATTATCTTTGTTGAGCATGCCTTTTGTTTTTGGAGTGAGTGGCATATGTACTGTGATAAAATCGGATTGTTTAATTAATTCATCAAGAGAAACAACTTTAATGCCTAAAGAGTGAGCACGTTCTTCATTGACATATGGATCATAGCCAATAACATTCATATCGAAAGCCAATGCGCGAGTAGCTACACCACTACCAATACGACCAAGACCGATTACACCAAGTGTTTTACCGCGAAGTTCTACACCTGTATATTTTTTACGGTTCCATTCGCCGTGTTGCATTGTTTCATTAGCGACAGCAATATTTCTTGCCATAGCCATCATCATGCCCATTGTGTGTTCTGTGGCAGCAATTGTGTTCCCACCAGGAGAATTTATTACCATAATACCATGTGAAGTAGCGGCGTTAATGTCAATATTATCAGTACCAACACCTGCACGACCAACGATTTTTAATTTTTTAGCACGTTCGATAACTTCTTTTGTTACTTTAGAAGCACTGCGTACGATTAGACCATCAAAATCAGGAATAATTTCTAAAAGTTCTTCAGCTGGTAATTTGTCTTTGATTACTGTTTCAAAGCCAGCTTTTTGCAAAATTTCGATGCCCTTAGGGGAAACACCATCTGCTACTAATATTTTCATATATTTCTCTCTCCTTGATAAAAGTAGAACTAAAAAATACAATTGTGTAATAATATTGTATATCTAAATATTCTATTGTGTTCAATTGAAATCGTCAAGTATAATTTTTTTAATATAAATTTAATACTATATAATTATATTTTGTTATACAATAAATATGTAAATATATATAATGATAATAAATATATATTAATTTTTTAAAGAAAGGATAATAGAACGTATGTCCCTAAAAAAAATGAAAGATATATGTATGGTCTTATCTATATGTATGAACATTGGTATGCCAGCTTGTTTGGCAGCTGATTTATCTATTGATGAAGCTGTAGATATGGCATTAGCTAAAAATAATGATGTAAAGATTGCTAATGAAGAAAAAATGGCAGCACAAGCAAATTATGAAGCTACAAAAGGAGCAAATGGTGTAAGTATTTCTTTAGGAAGTAGTCTATCAGCTAGAGATAGTGCAGATACAACTTTTGAGCGAGGCAATAGTAATAGTATCTCAGCAACATTGCCTCTTTACACAGGAAATAAAAATGAGCTAAATATTGATAGTAAAAAATTGGAATTATTAAAGTCTGAATTGAATTTAGAACGCACAGAAGAAACTATTAAATATAATACAATAAAAGCTTATTTTGATATATTAGAAGCAAAGCAAAATGTAAATATTGAACAAGAGTCTGTAAATAATTATGAAAGTCATTTGACAGATGTAAGAAATCTCTATGCAGCAGGCAGTATACCAAAATCAGATGTACTTCGTTCAGAAGTTGCCTTATCAAATGCGCAACAATCCTTGATTATAGCACAAAATGATTATGAAATAAATTTAAGTACATTCCGTAATATCATAAAAATTGATCGAAATGAACCTATTAATTTAACTGATGATTTTGTATATCAAATAGTTAGAATGTCTTTACCTGAATGTTTAGATTATGCTATGGCTTATCGTAAAGATAGAATAGCAAGTCAGATAGATGTAGAAATTGCTAAAAATAATATTGATGTGGCTAAAGCTGGATATTTGCCAACAGTGAATTTATCTGTAAGCACAAGTTGGGATAAACAGGCATTACCTAGTGGCAATGACCATGATTATCAAGCTGGTGTATCTGCCAATTGGAATATTTTCGATAATAATGTAACAAAATCAAATGTAAAATCAGCAGAAGCTAGTTATAATAAAGCAGAATATGAATTATTAGATACAGAAGATACTATTGATTTAGAAGTAAGACAAGCTTATTTAAATATGAGAGAAGCTGAAAGACGTTTTAATTCTACAGCAATGGCAGTAAAACAAGCAGAAGAAGATTACTTCATCGCTACTGAAAAATATAAAGTTGGTGCAGGTATAATCTTAGATGTAATTGATGCAGAATTAGCGCTCTCACAAGCTAGATTAAACTATGCAAGTGCTCAATATGATTATGCTAGATATAAAGCTAATCTAGAATATGTTATTGGAACACCAAAGGGAGAAACAATAGATGGATAAAGTGAAGTTAAAAAAATGGGCAAAAATAATATTGGTATTGGTAGTTGTAATAATAGCTATTGTTACTGGTTATAAATATTATGCACAAAAACAAGAAGAAGCGAAAAAACCAGTAGTAAATACAGCTCAAGTTCAATATATGAGCATGAAATCAATTGTTTCAGCTACAGGAACAATAAAGCCAGTAGAGTCAGTAGAAGTAAGCTCTAAAATTACAGCTCGTGTAAAACAAGTATTAGTAAAAGAAAATGATACTGTAACTCAAGGTCAAACTGTAGCTTTGTTAGACGGAAAAGATTATGAAACTCAAAAAGAACAAGCAGAATTTACTTTACAAAATGCAAAGACAATTTATGACAGAACTAATTATTTATATAATATAGGAGCAAAATCTAAAGAGGATTTAGATAATGCTCAATACAATTACGATACAGCACAAAGTAAATTGGAAGAAGCAGAGTCAAATCTATCCGAAACAGTAATAGTATCACCTATGGATGGGGTAGTAATTGGTGAACCTGTTACAGATGGTACTATGGCGGTACAGGGAAATAGCAATCCTACTGTAATTATGCGTATTGCTGATTTATCAAGAAAGCAAATTTTTGCTAAAGTAGATGAAACAGATATCGGCAGTGTAAGAGTAGGGCAAAAAGCTACTTTTACCGTAGATGCTTATAATGGTAAGACTTTTACAGCTACTGTATCTAAAATTTCACAGACAGATATGGATAATAGCTGGAATATAAGCAATTCATCAAGCAGTAGTTCATCTTCATCAGCAGCAGTAATTTATTATAGTGTAACTTTAGATGTAGATGATCCAGAAGGTTTATTGATGCCTTCAATGACTGCTCGTGTAGAAATTGAAACTGCAAATAAAGATAGTGCTTTAGCTGTACCACTTTCAGCTTTAAAAACTGATAAAAATGGAACATATGTAATTGTTATCAAAGATGATGGCACAACAGAAAATCGCTATGTAGAAACAGGTATATATGGTGATGAATTTGTAGAAATTATAAATGGTTTATCTGAAAATGAAAAAGTAGATGTTACCATGGTTAAAAAAGCAACTACTACAACTTCTGCTAGACCAGGACCACCAATTCACTAAGAAAGGAAAATAGTGATATGAATGAAGCAAGAGAAATTACTATTGAACTTTCAGGCATAAAAAAGCTTTATCAAGTGGGAACACAAGAAGTAGCAGCTTTAAATGGTATAGATTTAAAAATCTATAAAGGTGAATTTGCAGCACTTATGGGGCCATCAGGTTCAGGAAAATCTACTTTAATGAATATATTAGGTTGTTTAGATAGACCGACGTGTGGCTCTTATAAATTAGATGGTAGAGAAATTGCTCATTTAAGTGATGATGAGCTTGCTAAGACTCGCAATAAAAAAATAGGTTTCGTCTTCCAGAACTTTAACTTATTATCAAAGATAACTGCGTTAGATAATGTAGCATTGCCTTTAGTTTATGCTGGAGTAGGCATGAAGGAGAGACTAGAGAGAGCACATCATTATTTAAAAGCTGTTGGCTTAGATGATAGGGCAGACCATAAACCAAATGAATTATCAGGTGGGCAAAGACAGCGTGTAGCAATTGCTAGAGCTTTAGTCAATGACCCAAGTATTATCATGGCAGACGAACCTACTGGTAACTTAGATACAAAATCAACAAAGGAAATCATGGAGATTTTTATCAAATTACATGAAGAAGGGAAAACCATGATTTTAGTAACACATGAACCAGATATTGCGGCATGTGCTTCACGTCAATTATTAGTAGTTGATGGAAAAATAACAAAAGATGCAGGCAAGGGGGTAGTAATGGATGTTATTTAAAGAAACTGTGCAAATGGCTATATCGGCTTTATGGGCAAATAAAATGCGTTCATTACTGACTATGCTTGGAATTATAATTGGTGTAGGTGCCGTTATAGCAATGGTTTCTATTGGTATGGGGGTACGAAAACAGGTAGAAGATTCTATTGCTAGCTTGGGTAGCAATATGTTGATTATCAATGCTAGTGCGACAAAAAATGCAGATGGTGTTCGTCAAGCGGCTGGTTCAAATGTGCGTTTGAAATTAGATGATGCAGAAGCTATAAAAAAGAAAATAAAAGATGTAGAATATGTTTCACCACAGGTACAAAGAAATTATCAAATCGTAAATGGTAATCAAAACTGGAATACACAAGTGGTGGGTGTAATACCAGATTATATGTATATTCGTTCCTTGAGTATAGCAAATGGTACGTTCATTACAGAAAAAGATGTTGAAAGTCGTGCTCGTGTAGCAGTTATTGGTACTACAGTAGCGAGCAATTTATTTGGTGAAGATGTAAATCCTGTAGGAAAAAATATTCGTATAAATAATGACCCATTTAAAGTAATAGGTATTTTGGAAAGCAAAGGTCAATCAAGTGTAGGTCAAGACCAAGATGATACAGTAATTGTACCATTGACAACAGCGATGACGCGTATAATGGCTATAGATTATGTACAGCAAATAAGTGTACAAGTAGTATCAGCAGATAAAATGGATTCTGTACAAGCTGAAATTGAAAATTTAATGCGACAACGCCATAAAATTACAGGAGATAAAGAAGATGATTTCACTGTAAGAAATCTGACTAGTATAATGGAAACGATGACTAGTACAAGTACGATGCTTACACTTTTATTAGGTAGTGTAGCTGGCATATCATTATTAGTTGGTGGCATTGGCATTATGAATATAATGATGGTATCAGTAACTGAAAGAACGAGAGAAATTGGCATTCGTAAAGCATTAGGTGCAACGTATAATAATATTATGTTCCAATTTTTGATTGAAGCTGTATTTGTAGGGATTATAGGTGGTTTAATTGGTGTAGGTGTTGGCGTTGGTTTAGCTACAGCGATAGCTCAATTTGGCGGATTTACAACAGTTATCACTATAGAGCCAATTATTATATCTTTTATGTTCTCTGTAGGCATAAGCTTATTCTTTGGTATTTATCCAGCGAGAAAAGCTGCCAAATTAGACCCTATTGAAGCACTTCGTTATGAATAAGTTCATAGATAATTTAAATAAAGGCGAATAGCAATAGATTCGTCTTTATTTTTGTAAAAAATTTTTTTATGAAAGGTATTTTTTAGTATTGTAGCGAATTATATAATATATGATATATATTATAGTGATAAATAAAGGGAGGCTATCTAAATGAAAAGATTATTAGTAGTTTTTGTAGTTTTATTAACATTTCAAGCGGTAGCTTTAGCTTCTCCTAAAAATATAGATTTGCGAGAATATCAGCAAGCTACTGGTACAATCAATGTATTAGCAGCACCTTTTGAAAATGACAATTTTTATCTAGCTACATTTAATTTTGATGAACAAAATAAAGGTGATAAAGTTAATTTTTATCAAGGAACTTGTATTGTAGATAAGGAAAATCAAAAAGTATTACAGCCTTTATTAGTAAAAAGAATTATTGGTAGCGAAGATAAAGTGTCAGAAGTTGTGCTAAATAAGCGACAAGAAATGCCATATTTGCAGGATTTTAGAACAGTGCAAACAAATTCTAAAAAGCCAAAAGTTTATACAGGTGGAGATGCTACAAATATTGTATTATTAGGAAGATATAAGGTAGTTACTTCAATGGGAACTTTTGATGATTGTATAGGTATAAAAATTTATAATGAAGAAACTGGCGAAGGCATGATACAATATTTAGCTAAAGGTTATGGCGTTGTTTATTTAGAAGGTGTACATTCTGATGGTAGTAAAGTAGAAATCGCTTATTTAAGTGAAATTAGACCATTAGATGAAGCTCAAATCGAAGAATTCAAAACAAAATATTTCGTTTGATAAAAAGATAGGAAACTGGTGTAATTACTTAATTTACACCAGTTTTTTTATATAAAGATATAATCTCTATCTGGATATTATGAAAAAGATTTTACATATATTTTACATTTATTTTACTTTTTTCTACTAGAAAGCATTACTCACTTATTTATATAATTAAATAGCAATCGAGCGAATTTTATTTTGAAAATATGTGTTAGAAAATTATTTTGGAGGAATATTTAATGAGTGAGGGTTTGAAAATTGCTTTTGAATTATTAGGCGGTTTGGCATTATTTATCTACAGTATGAACATGATGAGCCAAGGTTTACAGAATATGGCTGGAGAAAAAATGCGTTATGTACTTAGCGTATTAACTAAAAATCCAGTTGTAGGTGTATTAGCTGGTGCATTAGTTACATGTGTATTACAAAGTTCTAGTGCTACAACAGTAATGGCTATCGGTTTTGTTAGTGCTGGATTAATGAGATTACCACAAGCAATTTCCATTATTTTTGGTGCAAATATCGGAACAACAATGACTGCGCAATTAATTGCTTTTAAACTTAGCGATTATATTTGGCCAATCGTATTTATCGGTTTTATGGTTTATTTTTTTGCTAAAAGTGATAAATTAAAAAATATTGGTCAGACAGTATTTTTCTTTGGTTTATTATTCGCAGGTATCGAAATCATGGGCTCTACTATGAAGCCTCTTGTAAATGCACCAATCTTTACAGAACTTATCGCTAGTGTACATGATAATCCAATTTTAGGTTTATTGTTAGGTACAGTTATGACAGTAATTGTACAGAGTTCTAGTGCTACAATTGCAGTATTACAGAACTTTGCAGCTCAAGCTGGTGTAGATGGTAACAGTATCATCGGTCTTCAAGGTGCATTACCTATTTTATTAGGTGATAATATCGGTACAACAATTACTGCTTTATTAGCTTCTATTGGTCAATCTAAAAATGCAAAACGTACAGCTGTAGCTCATAGTGTATTCAATATCACAGGTAGTATCGTGTTCTTATGTGTATTACCATTATTTGCTCAGTTTGTAATGTATATTTCTCCTGTTGGACCAGAAACAGCAGTTATTTCTCGTCAAATTGCAAATGCACATACTTCATTTAATTTAATAAATACTTTATTATGGTTACCACTTATTCCAATAATGGTAAAAATAGTTTGTTTTATTGTTCCAGATAGAAAACCAGACTTATCTACAGAACAAGTTAAATCAGAAGCTGTTTAATATAATAAATAATATAAAAAGCGAAGAATTTTTTCTTCGCTTTTTTCTTTGGAATTTTAGTTTATGATATTTTTAACTTTTTGATGGTAAAAGAAAAATCCTATTATAGCTAGTGGTATAGTAAAGAAAAATAGTGGATAGAATAAATATAACGAGAAATGTTCATAAAAGATACCAGCTATGATTGGCCCAAGTGCCATACCTAAGTCTATACCAATATAAAATGTACTATTAGCTAGACCGCGTTTATTTTTAGGTGCTAATAATAAAGCTGTAGATTGACAAACGGAATTGATAATACCTGTTCCACCTGCCATGAATATAGCAGCGATAAGCATATCAAAATTATTTTGCATTGTATGAAGAAAATAGATAGATAGTGAAGCACAAATTATACTAGAGGTAAAAAATATACCGAAAGGAAGTTTGTCAAAGAGACTTTTTAGACTTAGACGGAGTATAAGTAGAGCAATAGCATATGCTGGAAAAAATAAACTTATATGGATATTAAGTTGTTTAGCTTCGACATAAGTTACAAGAAAAGATTGAGTAGCACAATAAGGAATAGCAAACATCATCATGATGAAAGCAATGGGAACTACATTTTTATCAATAATTTCCAATTTAAAATTAGTGTTAGTAGTGATGATGGGTTCATCCTTATCTTTTACAAATTGAATAATTATGATAGAAATTATGGCTGTAAATAGAGCAAGTGAAAATGCTATTGTATAGTTAAAGTTTTGATAGATATATACACCAATAGCTGGAGCAATTGCCATACTTAAAGCGTTCATAGTGCCGTATATACCCATGCCTGAGCCGATTTTTTCTTGGGGCAATAAATCTGACATCCAGGTGGACATACAAGTAGAACATAAGGCAAAGCCAAGACCATTAATAATGCGGGCAATGGCAATGATAAATGAATTAGTAGCCAGTATATAACCTAGACATGAAATTATGATAAAAATTATGCCCCAAAAAGATAATTTATACTTACTAATTTTATCAGCATATATGCCGATGATAGGTCGACTGACTAAAGAACAAATATTCATAATGCCACCAATCAGCCCCATAGTAGTACCATTGGCACCAAGTGTTTCTGAAAACCCAGCAATAATTGGAGTTATGAGCATAGGACTAGTCATATAAAAAAAGCTAGCAATTAAAATTAAGATAATATCTCTATGTCTTGAATGGGAATTTATCATATAAATATCACCTCTATATTTATTTATAATATTAATTATATCATTATCAATATGTATTGTTTATAGTATTAAAATTTTTAGTAATAAAGAAAAAACCTCTAATAGATATTGACCTATTAGAGGTTTTTCTTTTAGAGTTTTTCAATAATGCTAGTATAAATATTATCTAATTCTTCTTGTGTTGGTTGATTAGCAATACGAATCATATCATGGAAGATATTGAGTCCTGCTTCTTCAAGTTCTTTTTGTACAAGAGCAATGCTTTGTCCACCCCAGCCATAAGAACCAAAAGCTAAAGCTTGACGGTCGTTTTTCTTAGGTACTAGACCTTTGAGATAACATAAGAAGGCAGCTACATTTTGCATCATACCATTATTTAAAGTAGGAGAGCCAACAGCGATATATTTACTATCAAGAACTTCAGTCATAATATCAGAATAATGATTAGTTTTTAAATCGAAGAATTTTGCACAAATTCCTTTTGCTTGGAATGCTTCTGTGATTGTTTTAGCCATAATTTCTGTAGAATTCCACATGCTGTCAAATACTACAACAGCTTTATGTTCATCAGCTTCAAAATTGCTCCATTTTGCGTATAAATCTAAAATATCTTTAATATGTTTACGCCAGCTTATGCCATGACCTGTTAAAATCATGTCAATATCAAGTGTGGAAACTGTTTTAAGAGCAGTTTGAGCTTGACGACCATAGAGCATTAAAATATTAGCATAGTATTTTTTCGCTTCATGCATTAAAACAGCATAATCAACTTCATCATCAAAACGTTCATTAGTAGCGAGATGTTGACCAAAACCATCATTAGAGAAAAGGATTTTTTCTTCTGGGCAATAAGTAACCATGCTATCTGGCCAATGAAGCATAGGTACAGGAACGAATTTTAAAGTGCGTTTACCAATATTTATGCTGTCACCAGCTTTTACGCCTTGGTAAGTATGTTCACCGCAGAATTTAGCAATATTTTTTAAACCATTTGGTTGGCTGACAAAAATAGTAGCATTAGGGCATTTTTGAGCAATTATATCTAAAGAACCAGAATGGTCAGCTTCTAAATGATTGCAAACAATGTAATCAATTTTTGCTGGATCAATGATAGAAGAAATACGACTTAAGATTTCATCACTAAAAGTTTTTTTAGTAGCGTCAATTAAAGTGATTTTTTCATCAAGTATTAAATAGGCGTTATAAGTGCTACCGCGTCCAGTTTCATAACCATGAAAATTGCGAACGGACCAATCAATGGCACCTACCCAATAAATATCATCACGTATTTTAGTAGCTTTCAAGATATCTTCCTCCTGTAAAAATAGTTTTATAGAAATTAAAAATTAGCTGTTTTATTTACAGTAATTATTATACAATTTCAAAACTATAATTACAACATATAGGTAGGGTTATTTAGCAATAAATTGAGAAATGTTATCATTGATTTCTTGAGCATAGATTTTTTTAGCGATAACATCACCATGTAATCCGTCCATAGCATATTCTGTCGGCAATATTGGTGGACTATTTAAAGCTTTTGCTGTATCAATATGTGGCTGTGTGCGAATGAAATCGTTAACTAAATTTAAATTATATTGCCATACTTCAGAGGTTTCTTCATTGAATACCTTTTTTATATTATAAGGATTTATAGGTGCTAAAGTGAGCAGTATAGGTGTGATATTATTTTCATAACATTTTTCTTGGATTGTTTTTAAATCATTGATTACATTTTCGGCAGGCATACCAGCACGAAGACTATTAGTTCCTCCCATGATTAATAAATATTGTGGGTGAAAAGGCAGTACATCATCATCAAAACGCTGTACCATAGTTTCGCTTGTATCTCCGCTACAAGATAAATTAATAGTAGGGAAATCTAAATAATAAGCGTAGCTATATGCCCAATCTGCTGGGCCAAAAGATAAATGCCCACCTCCATGACTGATACTATCGCCAAAAATTGCGATTTTCCAATTGTCTTGAGGTTTGTTTTTGAAAATTTGAGCATCAGAATATACGCCAACAGGATTTCCTTCATCATCTAAACCGCGTACACGCCAATAAAAAGTGCCAATACGAGGTTTTTCATCATAAAGCTCACCACCTGTGATTATTTTGGCATAAATACGATATTTAGAAGGTGTTGTGCCATTAGGATTTTCTGGAATGTTATCTGTAACTTCTATTTCAAATTGAGTGGCATTTGCATTAGGAATAAATGAATAAACAGGATAGAGAAGTGTAGTACCGTTTTTTTCATTATAAATAACATGTGGTATAGGTGCATTCATTTGAGGTGCTTGATTAGTGGCATATAGTTCCTCTAGAGCTGAAAATTTAGTGATAGGATTGTGGTCTATATCCATAGAACGAATACGCCAATAAAGAGGAATCTTTCCGTTCAGCGCATTTGGGGCAATTTGAGTCAAATCAAGTTGTTTAGCGTTTGTATAAACAGAGGCTGTATAATATAAATGTTCAGAAGATAATTCTTCATCACTTAAATCATCAGGAATGGTATCAAATAATTCTAATTCATAATAAACAGCATTTAAATCTTCTCTCCATTCTAAAAGAGGTATATTATTGCTAGGGTCTTGTAGAGGAAAGTGAGATAAAGCTACTAAGGCTGGTGCTAATGGAGTTTTTTCTGAAGTTGATATTGGGGCTGTGTTTTTTGTTTCTGCATCAATAGTATCATTATTTTGTAGGGATAAATGCCAACTTAAAGTTATTAAAATTAAAATGATAAATAAAAATTTTTTGTTCATAAATAAAAATCCTTCATAATATAAATAATAAATAGTTAAAAAGATTATATACTTAGGATTTGACTCTAAGTCAAGAAAAAAATAAAATTTTAAATGTTTTTGAAGAAAGACTAGATTTTTTAGAGCTTTATGTGGTACAATATATATCGCGTTTAGCTATTGAATACATAGTATTTAATCTAGCCATCTTGCAAATTGTTTTATAACATGATAAACTATTTTGGTACAATTATAATGATGAAAGGGTGAATTTCTTGCCAAACATTAAATCTTCTATTCTCAGCGTAAAAACAGATGCTATGCGTCGTGCAAAAAATGTTTCTGCTAAATCTGCTATAAAAACTGCTTCTCGTAAAGTTCTTGATGCTGTTGCTGCTGGCAATGCTGAAGAAGCAAAAGCATTACTTGTAATCGCATGCAAAAAAATAGACCAGGGTGCTGCTAACAGATTATTCCATAAAAATTGCGCAGCTCGCCGTAAATCTCGTTTAGCTCGCCGAGTAAACAGCTTAAGCAAATAATTGCTAATCAAAGTAAGGACTGATTTCCAAAAGAAAGCAGTCCTTTTTCGTTTTTATAGATAAATTAATTTATTTTAAGGAGAAAGTTTTATTAAAGATGAATATAGAATATTTTTAATAAAAAAATGCCATTAAAATAATGGCATAATCTTGTATATTAAGAGTAAAATAAATTATTTTTATTAGATTTTAAAGACAAAATTTTATAAGAAGATTTTCGATTAAAGCAGACTCATTAGAGCCTGTTTTTAATTTATAATCAGCATCAGCTATATCTATGATCATTTGTTGAATTTTATCTAAACTGAAATTTTGAGCTTGTTTGATGATTTTTTCAGTGATAAATGGATGTAATTTTAAAATAGAAGCTATTTGTTTTGTAGATTGACCTTCACTGAGATAAATTTTTACATGCCAAAGCTGGTCTATTTGACGAGCTAAGAATTTTAATAAACGCAGTGGATGTATACCTGCTTGTTGTTGAATGGTAAATAATTCTAAGGCT
Coding sequences:
- a CDS encoding ABC transporter permease, which encodes MLFKETVQMAISALWANKMRSLLTMLGIIIGVGAVIAMVSIGMGVRKQVEDSIASLGSNMLIINASATKNADGVRQAAGSNVRLKLDDAEAIKKKIKDVEYVSPQVQRNYQIVNGNQNWNTQVVGVIPDYMYIRSLSIANGTFITEKDVESRARVAVIGTTVASNLFGEDVNPVGKNIRINNDPFKVIGILESKGQSSVGQDQDDTVIVPLTTAMTRIMAIDYVQQISVQVVSADKMDSVQAEIENLMRQRHKITGDKEDDFTVRNLTSIMETMTSTSTMLTLLLGSVAGISLLVGGIGIMNIMMVSVTERTREIGIRKALGATYNNIMFQFLIEAVFVGIIGGLIGVGVGVGLATAIAQFGGFTTVITIEPIIISFMFSVGISLFFGIYPARKAAKLDPIEALRYE
- the serA gene encoding phosphoglycerate dehydrogenase, with amino-acid sequence MKILVADGVSPKGIEILQKAGFETVIKDKLPAEELLEIIPDFDGLIVRSASKVTKEVIERAKKLKIVGRAGVGTDNIDINAATSHGIMVINSPGGNTIAATEHTMGMMMAMARNIAVANETMQHGEWNRKKYTGVELRGKTLGVIGLGRIGSGVATRALAFDMNVIGYDPYVNEERAHSLGIKVVSLDELIKQSDFITVHMPLTPKTKGMLNKDNIAKMKNGVRLINCARGGIINEQDLADAVKSGHVAGAAIDVFESEPIDPNHPLIGLPGVTLTPHLGASTVEAQVGVSVDVAQGIVAALNGEPVSTAVNMAPVSPQTMKFIKPYLDLAERLGCTACSLADGPISEVTIKYNGEIADVDTKMITIAAIKGMLNPILESNVNYVNAPSLAKERNIKITEIKDKAVENFANLITISITSSGKTETIQGTLFGEEGRIVSINSYRVDVDPHARILICPHINRPGVIGTIGSLLGYANINISGMQVGKTKIAGTSMMVLTIDNEIPDTVMQQIINLDGIFDAKLVNYYTV
- a CDS encoding Na/Pi cotransporter family protein yields the protein MSEGLKIAFELLGGLALFIYSMNMMSQGLQNMAGEKMRYVLSVLTKNPVVGVLAGALVTCVLQSSSATTVMAIGFVSAGLMRLPQAISIIFGANIGTTMTAQLIAFKLSDYIWPIVFIGFMVYFFAKSDKLKNIGQTVFFFGLLFAGIEIMGSTMKPLVNAPIFTELIASVHDNPILGLLLGTVMTVIVQSSSATIAVLQNFAAQAGVDGNSIIGLQGALPILLGDNIGTTITALLASIGQSKNAKRTAVAHSVFNITGSIVFLCVLPLFAQFVMYISPVGPETAVISRQIANAHTSFNLINTLLWLPLIPIMVKIVCFIVPDRKPDLSTEQVKSEAV
- a CDS encoding efflux RND transporter periplasmic adaptor subunit; amino-acid sequence: MDKVKLKKWAKIILVLVVVIIAIVTGYKYYAQKQEEAKKPVVNTAQVQYMSMKSIVSATGTIKPVESVEVSSKITARVKQVLVKENDTVTQGQTVALLDGKDYETQKEQAEFTLQNAKTIYDRTNYLYNIGAKSKEDLDNAQYNYDTAQSKLEEAESNLSETVIVSPMDGVVIGEPVTDGTMAVQGNSNPTVIMRIADLSRKQIFAKVDETDIGSVRVGQKATFTVDAYNGKTFTATVSKISQTDMDNSWNISNSSSSSSSSSAAVIYYSVTLDVDDPEGLLMPSMTARVEIETANKDSALAVPLSALKTDKNGTYVIVIKDDGTTENRYVETGIYGDEFVEIINGLSENEKVDVTMVKKATTTTSARPGPPIH
- a CDS encoding ABC transporter ATP-binding protein, encoding MNEAREITIELSGIKKLYQVGTQEVAALNGIDLKIYKGEFAALMGPSGSGKSTLMNILGCLDRPTCGSYKLDGREIAHLSDDELAKTRNKKIGFVFQNFNLLSKITALDNVALPLVYAGVGMKERLERAHHYLKAVGLDDRADHKPNELSGGQRQRVAIARALVNDPSIIMADEPTGNLDTKSTKEIMEIFIKLHEEGKTMILVTHEPDIAACASRQLLVVDGKITKDAGKGVVMDVI
- a CDS encoding TolC family protein, which produces MSLKKMKDICMVLSICMNIGMPACLAADLSIDEAVDMALAKNNDVKIANEEKMAAQANYEATKGANGVSISLGSSLSARDSADTTFERGNSNSISATLPLYTGNKNELNIDSKKLELLKSELNLERTEETIKYNTIKAYFDILEAKQNVNIEQESVNNYESHLTDVRNLYAAGSIPKSDVLRSEVALSNAQQSLIIAQNDYEINLSTFRNIIKIDRNEPINLTDDFVYQIVRMSLPECLDYAMAYRKDRIASQIDVEIAKNNIDVAKAGYLPTVNLSVSTSWDKQALPSGNDHDYQAGVSANWNIFDNNVTKSNVKSAEASYNKAEYELLDTEDTIDLEVRQAYLNMREAERRFNSTAMAVKQAEEDYFIATEKYKVGAGIILDVIDAELALSQARLNYASAQYDYARYKANLEYVIGTPKGETIDG